Proteins found in one Oncorhynchus gorbuscha isolate QuinsamMale2020 ecotype Even-year linkage group LG15, OgorEven_v1.0, whole genome shotgun sequence genomic segment:
- the LOC123996639 gene encoding probable rRNA-processing protein EBP2 — protein sequence MSTDFMVFGPQNHCLYSIILVDYTMDIIEDDEQLGETSEQDSELSDGELQDAFAKGLLKPGLNFTTQEPKKIVNNVEGLKQCLADFRKNTLPWIERLDMVNLPADDIVAKSEGRLDNKASEDINPDDDFQREMFFYRQAQEAVLEAMPRLLKLKIATKRPEDYFAEMAKSDQQMQKIRKKLITKQIMMEKSEKAKKLREQRKYGKKVQVEVIQKRQREKKAMMSSVKRYQKGMTDKLDFLEGDQKTAKGGAPAKGGAGKGAGGQTPDKKAMNKKGPNAKRKYKDQRFGFGGKKSGTKWNTKDSHNDVSGFRAKVAHGKGGKGGKGGKAGPGGRGPVKGGAKRPGKNARKKMKGRS from the exons ATGAGCACGGATTTTATGGTATTTGGTCCACAAAAtcactgtttgtattcaatcATTCTCGTTGACTATACCATGGATATTATTGAAGATGACGAGCAGTTAGGTGAGACGTCTGAGCAGGACAGCGAATTATCTGACGGAGAG CTTCAAGATGCATTCGCAAAGGGATTGTTAAAGCCTGGGTTGAACTTTACAACACAAGAACCGAAGAAGATTGTCAACAATGTG GAGGGTTTGAAACAATGCCTCGCTGACTTTCGTAAGAACACACTACCCTGGATAGAGAGGCTGGACATGGTCAATCTCCCCGCTGATGACATCGTTGCCAAGTCCGAGGGCAGACTCGACAACAAGGCCAGCGAAGACATCAACCCAGATGACGACTTCCAGAGAGAGATGTTCTT TTACCGTCAAGCCCAAGAAGCTGTTCTGGAAGCGATGCCCCGGCTACTGAAGCTGAAGATAGCCACCAAGAGACCTGAGGACTACTTTGCAGAGATGGCCAAGTCAGACCAGCAAATGCAGAAG ATCAGGAAGAAACTCATCACGAAGCAGATCATGATGGAGAAGTCGGAAAAGGCCAAGAAACTAAGAGAACAGAGGAAGTATGGCAAGAAG GTACAAGTAGAGGTTAttcagaagagacagagggagaagaaggcCATGATGTCTTCAGTGAAGAGGTATCAAAAAG GCATGACTGACAAACTGGACTTCCTGGAAGGAGATCAGAAGACTGCTAAAGGAGGCGCTCCAGCTAAAGGAGGTGCAGGGAAAGGGGCCGGTGGCCAAACACCTGATAAAAAGGCCATGAACAAGAAAGG GCCCAATGCTAAGAGGAAGTATAAAGACCAGAGGTTTGGCTTTGGCGGGAAGAAAAGTGGAACCAAGTGGAACACCAAGGACAGCCACAACGATGTGTCAGGGTTCAGAGCCAAGGTGGCTCATGggaaaggaggaaagggagggaaaggaggcaAAGCAGGACCAGGCGGAAGGGGCCCCGTCAAAGGAGGGGCT AAACGACCGGGCAAGAATGCACGCAAGAAGATGAAGGGTCGCTcctaa
- the LOC123996640 gene encoding protein FAM183A-like, with protein MASAKQSKEKDPADIVNQNAIHIETIKKENRSQKVYTLFSINPYKRLHILTDKPMAGNKTHDKVQEDPAFLRAIHRACLEPTKKYTHPQTESQEIGWISRPLMVSDRSDRRLNWSRQNSEITKYMDAAWRLKEQTQNLG; from the exons ATGGCTTCGGCTAAGCAGTCAAAAGAAAAGGATCCTGCGGATATTGTTAATCAGAACGCAATTCACATCGAGACCATAAAGAAAGAGAATAGGAGCCAAAAAGTGTACACGCTATTTAGCATCAACCCGTACAAAAGAC TTCACATTTTGACTGACAAACCTATGGCTGGCAACAAGACACACGACAAAGTGCAGGAGGACC CTGCTTTCCTAAGGGCCATCCACAGGGCTTGTTTGGAGCCAACCAAGAAATACACTCACCCCCAAACTGAGAGCCAGGAGATAGGCTGGATATCCAGACCTCTG ATGGTTTCAGATCGCAGCGATAGAAGACTGAACTGGTCACGGCAGAACTCTGAGATCACCAAGTACATGGATGCAGCATGGCGTCTCAAAGAACAGACACAGAACCTGGGTTAG